The Lysinibacillus pakistanensis genome includes a window with the following:
- the rsgA gene encoding ribosome small subunit-dependent GTPase A: MAQGQIRKALSGYYYVYDGAQLIQCRGRGVFRNRGESPLVGDIVEYTLETEGSDGTIQKIMDRQNELVRPPIANIDQGILVFSVKEPNFNTILLDRFLVVLESFHVHPIICLTKMDLLEEHEREELQGYIKDYESMGYTVLQTYKGEEELIERLQPILKGKTSVLAGQSGVGKSTLLNTLIPDLNLKTGIISQSLGRGKHTTRHVELIEVCDGLLADTPGFSSFDFDDIEKEELGACFPEMVQVAENCKFRGCLHLKEPKCAVKVAVEAGEIREYRYKHYEQFMQEIMDRKPRY; encoded by the coding sequence ATGGCGCAAGGCCAAATACGCAAAGCATTAAGTGGTTATTATTATGTCTATGATGGAGCTCAATTAATACAATGTCGAGGACGTGGGGTATTTCGCAATCGCGGGGAATCCCCACTCGTTGGCGACATTGTAGAATATACGCTTGAAACAGAGGGATCAGACGGTACTATTCAAAAAATAATGGATCGCCAAAATGAATTAGTACGCCCTCCAATTGCTAATATTGATCAAGGCATTCTTGTGTTTTCTGTAAAAGAACCTAATTTTAATACGATTTTACTGGATCGATTTTTAGTTGTCTTAGAATCATTTCATGTTCATCCGATTATTTGTTTAACAAAAATGGATTTGCTAGAGGAACATGAACGTGAGGAATTGCAAGGCTATATAAAAGATTATGAAAGCATGGGATATACTGTACTGCAAACCTATAAAGGGGAGGAAGAATTAATAGAACGGCTTCAGCCGATTTTAAAAGGAAAAACCTCTGTGTTAGCAGGACAATCTGGTGTTGGCAAATCCACATTGTTAAATACTTTAATTCCAGATTTAAATTTAAAAACAGGTATTATCTCACAAAGCTTAGGACGGGGAAAACATACAACACGCCATGTGGAATTAATAGAGGTATGTGACGGTCTATTAGCAGATACACCTGGATTTAGTTCTTTTGATTTTGATGACATTGAAAAAGAAGAATTAGGCGCATGTTTCCCTGAAATGGTTCAAGTAGCGGAGAATTGTAAATTCAGAGGTTGCTTACATTTAAAGGAGCCAAAATGTGCCGTGAAGGTAGCTGTAGAGGCGGGAGAAATTCGTGAATACCGCTATAAGCACTACGAACAATTTATGCAAGAAATTATGGATCGAAAGCCGAGGTATTAA
- the rpe gene encoding ribulose-phosphate 3-epimerase, with protein MIQIAPSILAANFAKLGEEVKEVEKAGAQLIHIDVMDGHFVPNISFGSIVLDAIRPLTDLPLDVHLMIENPDQYIEQFAKAGADYITVHVEACRHLHRTIQLIRSLGVKPGVVLNPHTPIESIQHILEDIDMVLFMTVNPGFGGQQFIHSVVPKIKALATIIKERNLDIAIEIDGGINAETIVPCAKAGATIFVAGSAIYSKEDRTAALQEILAAGEAAIKG; from the coding sequence ATGATACAAATTGCACCATCAATTTTAGCAGCTAATTTTGCTAAATTAGGAGAAGAAGTAAAGGAAGTAGAAAAGGCGGGTGCCCAGCTTATTCACATTGATGTAATGGATGGACATTTTGTGCCAAATATTTCCTTCGGCTCTATCGTATTAGATGCCATTCGTCCTTTAACTGATTTACCGCTAGACGTTCATTTAATGATCGAAAATCCTGATCAATATATTGAACAATTCGCCAAAGCGGGAGCAGATTATATTACGGTGCATGTAGAAGCTTGCCGCCATTTACACCGTACAATTCAGTTAATTCGTTCATTAGGAGTCAAACCTGGTGTTGTGTTAAATCCACATACACCAATAGAATCGATTCAACATATTTTAGAGGATATTGATATGGTACTGTTTATGACAGTGAATCCGGGCTTTGGTGGACAACAATTCATCCATTCTGTTGTGCCAAAAATTAAAGCATTAGCTACAATCATTAAAGAGCGTAATCTTGATATTGCTATTGAAATAGACGGTGGCATTAATGCAGAGACAATAGTTCCATGTGCTAAGGCAGGTGCTACAATTTTTGTAGCAGGCTCAGCTATTTATAGCAAAGAGGATCGTACAGCAGCCCTTCAAGAAATTCTTGCTGCTGGTGAGGCAGCGATTAAAGGATGA
- a CDS encoding thiamine diphosphokinase, translating into MTLVVVCAGGPKEELCSFASFSKKEDVLFIGADRGALYLIEQGITPHAIVGDFDSLTHEEYELVMKHTNDRQRFQEEKNETDTDLALLKAYTYQPSEIILTGVTGGRLDHYEAAIRSIYRLQREHPHIVLKIMNHANLLQFLMPGTHIIQADQQYRYLSFFAHEETIKNVTLRQVKYETTDEEITLGTSRFTSNEIIGDSGSISFSKGICLMIRSID; encoded by the coding sequence ATGACACTAGTTGTTGTTTGTGCTGGTGGTCCTAAAGAGGAGCTATGTTCATTTGCTTCATTTTCAAAGAAAGAGGATGTACTATTTATTGGGGCTGATCGAGGAGCACTATATTTAATTGAGCAAGGCATTACACCGCATGCAATAGTTGGTGATTTTGACTCTTTAACACATGAGGAATATGAGCTTGTGATGAAGCATACCAATGATAGGCAGCGATTTCAGGAAGAAAAGAATGAAACAGATACTGATTTAGCGCTGTTAAAGGCCTATACCTACCAACCATCAGAGATTATACTCACAGGTGTTACTGGTGGACGCTTGGATCACTATGAGGCAGCAATCCGCTCCATTTATCGTTTGCAAAGGGAGCATCCACATATTGTCTTAAAGATTATGAATCATGCAAATCTATTGCAATTTTTAATGCCAGGTACTCACATTATTCAAGCAGATCAACAGTACCGTTATTTGTCCTTTTTTGCACATGAAGAGACGATAAAAAATGTTACTTTAAGGCAAGTGAAATATGAAACAACTGATGAAGAAATTACGTTAGGTACATCTCGATTTACAAGTAATGAAATAATAGGTGATTCAGGGTCTATATCTTTCTCAAAAGGCATATGTTTAATGATAAGAAGCATAGATTAG
- the spoVM gene encoding stage V sporulation protein SpoVM: MKVYTFQLPKVVSSITRTCINLFKKDKKVKKSD, from the coding sequence CTGAAAGTCTATACTTTTCAGTTGCCAAAAGTTGTGAGTAGTATTACGCGTACATGTATCAATCTTTTTAAAAAAGACAAGAAAGTAAAAAAATCCGACTAA
- the rpmB gene encoding 50S ribosomal protein L28, which translates to MPKQCVITGRKARTGNNRSHAMNANKRTWGANLQKVRILVDGKPKRVWVSTRALKSGKIERV; encoded by the coding sequence ATGCCAAAACAATGTGTAATCACTGGACGTAAGGCTCGTACTGGTAACAACCGTTCCCACGCTATGAACGCTAACAAACGTACTTGGGGTGCTAACCTTCAAAAAGTTCGTATCTTAGTTGACGGTAAACCAAAACGTGTATGGGTTTCTACTCGTGCATTAAAATCAGGTAAAATCGAGCGCGTTTAA
- a CDS encoding IclR family transcriptional regulator has product MQLLERAMTIAKVLATETSENSLSISELSAKCDLPLSTLHRILKAMIKQGMIEQDEQTKQYRLGTIWMELGLQVYDTMDYISKIRPELERLARKVEESVYLSKPAGLDTIIIERIDSAANPIRIYDQLGIRIPMHIGAANKAILAAMPVDQANEIMEQLMPHEEIAEFKAQLAIIRQQGFAISHGERTAGTSSIAVSILNGFGEVVGAVSIGFVSFNVSPEHIQNLTDSLVETGRRVSAKLGYRGK; this is encoded by the coding sequence ATGCAATTATTAGAACGTGCAATGACCATAGCTAAAGTTTTAGCTACTGAAACAAGTGAAAACAGCTTGTCTATATCAGAGCTTTCAGCAAAATGTGATTTGCCACTTAGTACATTACATAGAATTTTAAAAGCGATGATTAAGCAAGGAATGATTGAGCAAGATGAGCAGACGAAACAATACCGACTTGGTACAATATGGATGGAGCTTGGTTTGCAAGTGTATGATACGATGGACTACATTAGTAAAATAAGACCTGAATTAGAGCGTTTAGCAAGAAAAGTTGAGGAAAGCGTTTATTTAAGTAAACCCGCTGGATTAGATACGATTATTATTGAAAGAATAGACAGCGCTGCTAATCCAATTCGTATTTACGATCAGCTAGGAATTCGTATACCCATGCATATAGGTGCTGCAAATAAAGCCATTTTAGCTGCTATGCCTGTTGATCAAGCAAATGAAATCATGGAGCAACTTATGCCACATGAGGAAATCGCTGAATTTAAGGCACAGCTTGCTATAATAAGACAACAAGGTTTTGCCATTAGTCATGGGGAAAGAACAGCAGGAACCTCTTCTATTGCCGTCTCCATCCTAAATGGTTTTGGTGAGGTAGTAGGTGCCGTAAGCATAGGTTTTGTAAGCTTCAATGTTTCTCCAGAACATATTCAAAACCTAACAGATTCTCTAGTGGAGACTGGTAGACGTGTCTCAGCTAAGCTTGGCTATCGAGGTAAATAA
- a CDS encoding dimethylarginine dimethylaminohydrolase family protein, whose protein sequence is MHYCSSMYAPLKHVIVKHPKDAFRNQEHLRDEWKTFNYLSEPNFDGALREFADFIAILEKYVKKIDYLPESESVGLDSLYAHDPVKFTPKGAIILKSGKTLRQPEAAVYKDFLLDKGIPIIGELTGDAVSDGGDIVWLDDRTLAVGRGYRTNDEAIRQLKDMTADIVDEFIVVQLPHDLGEAECLHLMSFISMVDKDLAVVHSRLMPVFFRQLLIERGVQLIEVLKDEYDALGCNVLALAPRVCVIPQGNPITKQQLLDAGATVYEYKGNEITVKGTGGPTCLTCPVVRG, encoded by the coding sequence ATGCATTATTGTTCATCAATGTATGCACCTTTAAAACACGTAATAGTAAAACATCCAAAGGATGCTTTCCGAAACCAGGAGCATCTTAGAGATGAATGGAAAACATTTAACTACTTATCAGAACCAAATTTTGATGGGGCACTAAGAGAATTTGCGGATTTTATAGCGATTCTTGAAAAGTATGTGAAAAAAATTGATTATTTACCAGAATCAGAGAGTGTAGGTTTAGACTCCCTTTATGCACATGATCCAGTCAAATTTACCCCAAAAGGAGCTATTATTTTAAAATCTGGTAAAACACTCAGACAACCTGAAGCAGCCGTTTATAAAGACTTTTTACTAGATAAAGGTATTCCAATCATTGGCGAGTTAACAGGGGATGCAGTTTCAGATGGCGGCGATATTGTTTGGCTAGATGATAGAACACTTGCTGTAGGGAGAGGGTATCGAACAAATGATGAAGCAATTCGTCAGCTAAAGGATATGACGGCAGATATTGTGGATGAATTTATAGTTGTCCAGCTTCCACATGATTTAGGAGAGGCAGAATGTTTACACTTAATGTCCTTTATTAGCATGGTTGATAAAGATTTGGCGGTCGTACATTCGCGATTAATGCCAGTATTCTTCCGCCAGCTACTAATCGAACGAGGTGTTCAATTGATTGAGGTTTTAAAAGATGAATATGATGCGTTAGGCTGCAATGTGCTAGCCCTAGCACCAAGAGTGTGTGTAATTCCACAAGGAAATCCAATAACAAAACAGCAGCTACTTGATGCAGGGGCTACCGTTTATGAATACAAAGGTAATGAAATCACAGTAAAAGGAACAGGTGGTCCTACTTGTCTAACTTGTCCAGTGGTAAGGGGATAA
- a CDS encoding dimethylarginine dimethylaminohydrolase family protein, giving the protein MFKNVIVKNPGNSFVNGLTTSDLGKPVLEKLFEQHEKYVAALKTCGVEVTQLPANEAFPDSTFVEDTAVLTSEFAIISNPGAEARNREIEDIEPAVKKFYEKIYYIEGPGTLDGGDVLQAEKKFYVGISDRTNEEGARQFKEIVEKEGYEATIIPLKEFFHLKTGIAYVGQNRMVLAGEFIDHPAFASYEKIIIPKEHEYSANCIQVNDYVIIPAGYPETNRKLNDLGYQTIELEMSEFRKHDGGLSCLSLRF; this is encoded by the coding sequence ATGTTTAAAAATGTTATTGTAAAAAATCCAGGTAATAGTTTTGTAAACGGTTTAACAACAAGTGATCTAGGAAAACCAGTATTGGAGAAATTATTTGAACAACATGAAAAGTATGTGGCAGCGTTAAAAACATGTGGTGTAGAGGTAACTCAACTTCCTGCAAACGAGGCATTTCCAGATTCAACATTTGTAGAAGACACTGCTGTTTTAACATCTGAGTTTGCGATTATTTCAAATCCAGGTGCAGAGGCTCGCAATCGTGAAATAGAAGATATTGAACCAGCAGTAAAAAAATTCTATGAGAAAATATATTATATTGAAGGTCCTGGAACGCTTGATGGTGGAGATGTGCTACAGGCTGAAAAGAAATTTTATGTTGGTATTTCGGACAGAACAAATGAAGAGGGAGCAAGACAATTTAAAGAAATAGTTGAAAAAGAGGGCTATGAGGCAACGATTATCCCATTAAAAGAATTCTTCCATTTAAAAACAGGGATTGCCTATGTGGGTCAAAATCGCATGGTTCTTGCAGGTGAGTTTATCGATCATCCGGCATTTGCCTCCTATGAAAAAATTATTATTCCAAAGGAACACGAGTATTCAGCAAACTGTATTCAAGTTAATGATTATGTGATTATACCAGCCGGGTACCCAGAAACTAACCGTAAGCTAAATGATTTGGGCTATCAAACAATTGAGCTTGAGATGTCTGAATTCAGAAAACATGATGGTGGGTTAAGCTGTTTATCGTTACGTTTTTAA
- a CDS encoding amino acid permease — protein sequence MKSRHLLMLSLGGVIGTGLFLNVGYTINQAGPGGALIGYLFGGLILYMVMNCLGELAVYMPVTGSFQTYATRFISPSAGFSLGWMYFVGSAATAGVEFTAAGILMQHWFPNVPIWIWCAVFMVLLFILNALTTKGFAEAEFWFASIKVIAVIAFIIIGGAAIFGLIPLADRPTPHFTNLAPSGLFPAGISIIFVTMMNVIFSYQGSELVGIAAGETESPEKNIPRAIRTILFRIIVFYIASIIVLSAIFPSSELGLLESPFVTLMNLAGVPYAAGIMNFVILTAILSVGNSCLYASTRLLWSMSKEGMAPKLFGRLTKNKVPLNALIFTMLFSLLSLLTSVMEADAVFVLLMSIAGISVTISWMGICASQLMFRYRYVKAGGNVADLKFKTPFYPLIPVFCMSFCVIILAFLAFDPTQRIGLLYGIGFFIACMIFYKIKLSKTNTVSSELEITEQESLDRQ from the coding sequence ATGAAAAGCCGTCATTTATTGATGCTATCACTTGGAGGCGTTATTGGGACGGGGTTATTCTTAAATGTTGGCTATACAATCAATCAGGCAGGTCCCGGGGGAGCTTTAATTGGGTATTTATTTGGTGGATTAATATTATATATGGTTATGAATTGTCTTGGAGAATTAGCTGTTTATATGCCTGTAACAGGATCTTTCCAAACCTATGCAACACGTTTTATCAGTCCATCAGCTGGTTTCTCATTAGGATGGATGTACTTTGTAGGTTCAGCAGCAACAGCAGGAGTCGAATTTACAGCTGCAGGGATTTTGATGCAGCATTGGTTTCCAAATGTGCCGATTTGGATCTGGTGTGCAGTTTTTATGGTTCTACTCTTTATCTTAAATGCATTAACAACAAAGGGTTTTGCAGAAGCAGAGTTCTGGTTTGCGAGTATTAAAGTCATTGCAGTAATAGCATTTATTATTATTGGGGGTGCTGCCATTTTTGGTTTGATTCCATTAGCTGATCGCCCTACACCACATTTTACGAATTTAGCACCTTCTGGGTTATTCCCGGCAGGAATTAGTATTATCTTTGTCACGATGATGAATGTTATCTTTTCTTATCAGGGATCGGAGCTTGTTGGTATTGCTGCTGGGGAAACAGAGAGTCCAGAAAAAAACATTCCACGAGCAATACGGACAATTCTTTTTAGAATCATTGTTTTCTATATTGCCTCTATTATTGTATTGTCTGCTATATTCCCTTCTTCTGAGCTGGGCTTATTAGAAAGTCCTTTTGTAACGTTAATGAATTTAGCTGGGGTTCCATATGCTGCTGGCATTATGAATTTTGTTATTTTAACGGCTATTTTATCAGTAGGGAATTCATGCTTATATGCATCAACACGCTTGCTATGGTCGATGTCTAAAGAGGGAATGGCTCCGAAACTATTTGGACGTCTCACTAAAAACAAAGTGCCATTGAATGCATTGATTTTTACAATGCTTTTCTCATTGCTCTCCCTCTTAACAAGTGTAATGGAAGCAGATGCAGTATTTGTTTTACTCATGTCTATTGCAGGAATATCCGTTACGATTTCTTGGATGGGAATATGTGCCTCTCAATTGATGTTCCGCTATCGTTATGTAAAGGCTGGAGGGAATGTAGCTGACTTAAAATTTAAAACGCCATTTTATCCATTAATCCCAGTTTTTTGTATGAGCTTTTGCGTGATAATCCTTGCCTTTTTAGCTTTCGATCCAACGCAAAGAATTGGACTACTATATGGTATTGGATTCTTTATCGCATGCATGATTTTCTACAAGATTAAATTGAGTAAAACGAATACAGTTTCTTCTGAACTGGAAATAACAGAACAGGAATCACTAGATAGACAATGA
- a CDS encoding M20/M25/M40 family metallo-hydrolase codes for MENYFWDSPEKLKALLCEIVSWESRTLTIGENEFAYKLKNILQTLSYFQDNPQFIELHDAGLGRNAVTALYKHPTATETVVLISHFDTVHTEEYGELEPFAFYPEELTKKLMEPKYKKDLPEAARIDLESGNYLFGRGTMDMKMGLALHMQLIEKASIEQWPINLILTAVPDEEVNSAGMRAAVVELVRLREQYGLSYKLFLNSEPSFSQGPADINEYIYSGTIGKIMPAALFYGKETHVGEPLKGMTANFIASYMTQHMEWNPIFRETDLGESTPLPVSLQLKDLKMEYSTQTPYRAAALYNVFLLKRTASEVMEIFEQVALEAMMACNQSYKQMCEREKVQGVGKVKVLRYEALLEHAIHKLGTEEVASIKRQVLENSVWDDREKSIRIVDQLMIRCQELTPATVLLYAPPYYPAINSSNHPLVIQLIELMKKTAKTFDIEVEQIHYFNGICDLSYVNYSDASNGWTAFEHNTPVYGDTYSIPFDAMSALQGPVLNVGPFGKDAHQKTERLQVDSAFKEMPVMLDTLIKSLF; via the coding sequence ATGGAAAATTATTTTTGGGATTCACCTGAAAAATTAAAAGCATTGTTATGTGAAATTGTTAGCTGGGAAAGTAGGACATTAACGATAGGTGAGAATGAGTTTGCTTATAAATTAAAAAATATATTGCAAACGCTTTCTTATTTTCAAGATAATCCGCAATTCATTGAGCTGCATGATGCTGGACTTGGGCGAAATGCTGTAACAGCCTTGTATAAGCATCCAACCGCGACAGAGACAGTGGTGTTAATTAGTCATTTTGATACTGTCCATACAGAGGAGTATGGAGAGCTTGAACCTTTTGCCTTTTATCCAGAAGAATTAACGAAAAAGTTGATGGAGCCAAAATACAAAAAGGATTTACCCGAAGCCGCAAGAATTGATTTAGAATCTGGTAATTATCTATTTGGCCGTGGAACAATGGATATGAAAATGGGACTTGCCTTGCATATGCAATTAATCGAAAAAGCAAGCATTGAACAATGGCCCATTAATTTAATTTTAACGGCTGTACCTGATGAAGAAGTGAATTCAGCGGGAATGAGAGCTGCAGTGGTGGAGTTAGTCAGACTTCGTGAACAATATGGGTTATCTTATAAACTATTTTTAAACAGTGAGCCTTCATTTTCACAGGGACCTGCTGATATAAATGAATATATCTATTCAGGAACTATCGGTAAAATTATGCCTGCCGCCTTATTCTATGGGAAAGAGACACATGTAGGAGAGCCGTTAAAAGGGATGACCGCAAACTTTATTGCTTCTTATATGACACAGCATATGGAGTGGAATCCAATATTCCGTGAAACAGATCTTGGTGAGAGTACACCATTACCGGTGTCCTTACAATTAAAGGATTTGAAAATGGAGTATTCCACACAAACGCCATATCGCGCAGCCGCTCTTTACAATGTGTTCCTATTAAAGCGAACTGCATCTGAAGTAATGGAAATTTTTGAGCAAGTAGCTTTAGAGGCTATGATGGCTTGTAATCAGTCCTATAAACAAATGTGTGAGCGAGAAAAGGTTCAGGGTGTTGGAAAGGTAAAAGTCCTCCGCTATGAGGCGCTTTTGGAGCACGCGATTCATAAATTAGGCACTGAGGAAGTGGCATCCATCAAACGTCAGGTTCTAGAAAACAGTGTATGGGATGATCGTGAAAAATCCATCCGAATAGTGGATCAACTGATGATTCGTTGCCAAGAACTAACGCCAGCAACCGTATTATTGTATGCGCCACCTTACTATCCAGCCATCAATTCATCGAATCATCCATTAGTTATTCAATTGATTGAATTGATGAAAAAAACAGCCAAAACATTTGATATTGAGGTTGAACAAATTCATTATTTTAATGGTATTTGTGATTTAAGCTATGTGAATTATTCAGATGCTTCAAATGGATGGACCGCTTTTGAGCACAACACACCTGTATATGGCGATACGTATAGTATTCCGTTTGATGCTATGTCAGCCTTACAAGGTCCTGTTCTGAATGTTGGCCCATTTGGAAAGGATGCCCACCAAAAAACAGAAAGATTACAAGTGGACAGTGCTTTTAAGGAAATGCCTGTAATGCTAGACACGCTTATTAAGAGTTTATTTTAA
- a CDS encoding GGDEF domain-containing protein translates to MENQEKLALAISKEMIYFNVKRMRTVAWSLMYVSAVITIIHYGEVFFSKTEQVMVPAYIAIHTILFYIDLAVLLLIKEKKLHVTFLNMRKYEMVLLMYIYIVLLLITIITVMDVYYFKHAALYEVLFLIICTVFAISFRKIYPLIVVTALAIFISAYLGNGISGESIKVFLPLSLILPIGFVIQYHTYKIQKQFITQHILLGEEMTKSKQLSKLLVEKNNELLEQALRDSLTNLPNRRAFNNKLVQIGQQLHKAKNLTVMMIDIDFFKNFNDHYGHLQGDEALIKVAALLDEIAEKYNAFAARWGGEEFIIVSQHASKFAEHVCEEILEEVRSLNIRHEHSKIADIVTVSIGMCHAKISTIEQLEKCCELADQALYKAKEKGRNNFYLHSAEDFHLYRW, encoded by the coding sequence ATGGAAAATCAAGAAAAACTTGCTCTCGCTATAAGTAAAGAAATGATTTATTTTAATGTAAAGCGTATGCGAACAGTGGCATGGTCATTAATGTATGTATCAGCCGTCATTACAATCATACATTATGGTGAGGTTTTCTTTTCAAAAACAGAGCAAGTGATGGTGCCAGCTTATATTGCGATTCATACTATTTTGTTTTATATTGATTTGGCAGTTCTATTGCTTATTAAAGAAAAAAAATTACATGTTACATTCTTGAACATGCGCAAATATGAAATGGTTTTACTTATGTATATTTATATAGTGTTATTGTTAATTACAATTATCACTGTAATGGATGTATATTATTTTAAACATGCTGCTCTATATGAAGTGCTGTTTTTAATTATTTGTACGGTTTTCGCTATTTCTTTTCGTAAGATATATCCATTAATTGTAGTAACTGCACTAGCAATTTTTATCAGTGCTTACTTGGGTAATGGAATATCGGGCGAAAGTATCAAGGTTTTCCTACCGTTGTCTCTCATTCTTCCGATAGGGTTCGTTATTCAGTATCATACCTACAAGATTCAGAAGCAATTCATCACACAACATATTTTGTTGGGGGAAGAAATGACAAAATCCAAGCAATTATCAAAATTATTAGTTGAAAAAAATAATGAGCTGTTAGAGCAAGCCCTCCGTGATTCGTTGACAAATCTTCCTAATCGACGAGCTTTTAATAATAAGCTGGTGCAAATTGGGCAACAGCTTCATAAAGCTAAAAACCTAACAGTGATGATGATTGATATTGATTTCTTTAAAAATTTCAATGATCATTATGGTCATTTACAAGGTGATGAGGCATTAATTAAGGTTGCTGCTCTACTAGATGAAATTGCTGAAAAGTATAATGCATTTGCTGCACGATGGGGAGGCGAAGAGTTTATAATTGTTAGCCAACACGCATCCAAATTTGCGGAGCATGTTTGTGAGGAAATTTTAGAGGAAGTCCGTAGTTTAAACATTCGTCATGAGCATTCAAAAATAGCTGACATTGTAACAGTTAGCATCGGGATGTGTCACGCCAAAATTTCAACAATTGAACAATTAGAGAAGTGTTGTGAATTGGCTGATCAAGCATTATATAAAGCCAAAGAAAAAGGACGTAACAATTTTTATCTTCATTCAGCAGAAGACTTCCACCTCTACAGATGGTGA
- a CDS encoding Asp23/Gls24 family envelope stress response protein: MSIELNNEFGQIDISTDVLAQIAGGAAVECYGIVGMASKHQIRDGLTDILRKENFAKGVVIRQQNDDLHIDMYIIVSYGTKISEVAYQVQSKVKYTVDKTLGMSVKSVNIFVQGVRVAND; the protein is encoded by the coding sequence ATGTCAATTGAATTAAACAATGAATTCGGCCAAATTGATATTTCAACAGATGTACTTGCACAAATTGCTGGTGGCGCTGCTGTAGAATGCTACGGTATTGTTGGCATGGCATCTAAACATCAAATTCGTGATGGTCTAACTGATATTTTACGTAAAGAAAACTTTGCAAAAGGTGTTGTTATTCGACAGCAGAACGACGATTTACATATTGATATGTACATTATTGTTAGTTATGGTACGAAAATTTCGGAAGTGGCTTACCAAGTACAGTCGAAAGTGAAATATACAGTGGATAAAACGTTAGGTATGAGCGTAAAATCTGTCAATATTTTTGTGCAGGGCGTTCGTGTAGCGAATGATTAA